A genomic region of Mycobacterium senriense contains the following coding sequences:
- a CDS encoding DUF3040 domain-containing protein, which yields MPLSDHEQRMLDQIESALYAEDPKFASSVRGGGFRAPTTRRRLQGVALFVVGLAMLVSGVALKATMIGNFPILSVFGFIVMFGGVIFAITGPRLSGRPDHSGPAATSLRQRRNKGGGSFTSRMEDRFRRRFDD from the coding sequence ATGCCACTCTCCGATCATGAGCAGCGGATGCTCGATCAGATCGAGAGCGCTCTCTACGCCGAGGACCCCAAGTTCGCGTCGAGTGTCCGTGGCGGAGGTTTCCGCGCGCCCACCACCCGTCGGCGGCTGCAGGGCGTGGCGTTGTTCGTCGTCGGTCTGGCGATGCTGGTCTCCGGAGTGGCGTTAAAGGCGACGATGATCGGAAACTTCCCGATCCTCAGCGTCTTCGGGTTCATCGTCATGTTTGGCGGCGTGATCTTCGCGATCACCGGCCCCCGGTTGTCCGGCAGGCCCGATCATTCCGGCCCGGCCGCTACTTCGCTGCGTCAGCGCCGCAACAAGGGCGGGGGTTCGTTCACCAGTCGCATGGAGGATCGGTTCCGCCGCCGCTTCGACGACTGA
- the mraZ gene encoding division/cell wall cluster transcriptional repressor MraZ, which yields MFLGTYTPKLDDKGRLTLPAKFRDALAGGLMVTKSQDHSLAVYPRAEFEQLARRASKASRSNPEARAFLRNLAAGTDEQHPDAQGRITLSADHRRYANLSKDCVVIGAIDNLEIWDAQAWQDYQETHEENFSAASDEALGDII from the coding sequence GTGTTTCTCGGCACCTACACGCCCAAACTCGACGACAAGGGGCGGCTGACGCTGCCCGCCAAGTTCCGTGACGCGCTGGCAGGGGGGTTGATGGTCACCAAGAGCCAGGACCACAGCCTCGCCGTCTACCCGCGGGCGGAATTCGAGCAACTGGCCCGCCGCGCGAGCAAGGCCTCGCGGAGTAACCCCGAGGCCCGGGCGTTTCTCCGCAATCTCGCCGCCGGCACCGACGAGCAGCATCCCGACGCGCAGGGCCGGATCACCCTGTCGGCCGACCACCGGCGCTACGCGAACCTCTCCAAGGACTGCGTGGTCATCGGAGCGATCGACAACCTCGAGATCTGGGACGCGCAGGCCTGGCAGGACTACCAAGAGACCCACGAAGAGAACTTCTCCGCGGCCAGCGATGAAGCACTCGGCGACATCATCTGA
- the rsmH gene encoding 16S rRNA (cytosine(1402)-N(4))-methyltransferase RsmH gives MKHSATSSEAHARATWPLPEPTLAYFPNARFATSVRGLDAGAPHLLRQVRAAQTRSGAGARRLGARAADGCRQIRGGVAVADNSNSNDYGHVPVLLERCVELLTPALIRHHPDGSGATLLDATLGAGGHAERFLTDLPGLRLIGLDHDPSALDIARTRLARFADRVTLVHTRYDGIAAALDESGYAATESVDGMLFDLGVSSMQLDRAERGFAYAQDAPLDMRMDPSSPLTAADIVNTYDEAELANILHRYGEERFARRIAAHIVRRRAREPFTSTSDLVALLYEAIPAAARRTGGHPAKRTFQALRVAVNDELDTLRRALPAALDALDVGGRIVVMAYQSLEDRIVKRLFAQAVASRTPVDLPVELPGHEPRFRALTHGAGRADATEVERNPRSAAVRLRALQRMESQQASGKGDA, from the coding sequence ATGAAGCACTCGGCGACATCATCTGAGGCGCATGCCCGTGCAACGTGGCCTCTGCCCGAACCGACCCTGGCGTACTTCCCCAACGCCAGGTTCGCGACTTCGGTCAGAGGCCTCGATGCAGGGGCGCCGCACCTGCTAAGGCAGGTCCGGGCGGCACAGACCCGCAGCGGCGCGGGGGCCCGTCGCTTGGGGGCCCGAGCGGCCGACGGGTGCCGGCAGATCCGTGGAGGCGTTGCGGTGGCTGACAATTCGAATTCCAACGACTACGGGCATGTCCCCGTCCTGCTGGAACGCTGCGTCGAACTGCTCACGCCCGCACTGATCCGTCACCACCCCGACGGGTCGGGAGCGACGCTGCTGGACGCCACGCTCGGCGCCGGCGGGCACGCAGAACGGTTCCTCACCGACCTGCCGGGCCTGCGGCTGATCGGACTGGACCATGATCCCAGCGCGCTGGACATCGCCCGGACACGGCTGGCGCGCTTCGCCGACCGGGTCACGCTGGTGCACACGCGCTACGACGGCATCGCTGCAGCGCTGGACGAATCGGGTTATGCGGCAACCGAATCGGTTGACGGAATGCTGTTCGACCTCGGGGTGTCGTCCATGCAGCTCGACCGCGCCGAGCGTGGCTTCGCCTACGCCCAGGACGCGCCGCTGGACATGCGGATGGACCCCTCGTCGCCGCTGACCGCGGCCGACATCGTCAACACCTACGACGAGGCGGAGCTGGCGAACATCTTGCACCGCTACGGCGAGGAGCGGTTCGCGCGTCGCATCGCCGCGCACATCGTGCGCCGGCGCGCGCGTGAGCCGTTCACGTCGACCTCGGACCTGGTGGCCCTGCTCTACGAAGCGATTCCGGCCGCGGCCCGGCGCACCGGCGGGCACCCGGCCAAGCGCACGTTCCAGGCGCTGCGGGTCGCGGTCAACGACGAGCTGGACACGCTGCGCCGGGCGCTCCCGGCCGCCCTGGACGCCCTGGACGTCGGCGGGCGCATCGTGGTGATGGCCTACCAATCGCTGGAGGACCGGATCGTCAAGCGTCTCTTCGCCCAGGCGGTCGCGTCGCGCACCCCGGTGGATCTGCCGGTCGAGCTTCCCGGCCACGAGCCGCGATTCCGGGCCTTGACGCACGGCGCCGGGCGCGCCGACGCCACCGAGGTCGAACGCAATCCACGCAGTGCCGCAGTGCGATTACGGGCGCTGCAACGAATGGAATCACAGCAGGCTAGCGGGAAAGGCGACGCATGA